The segment AAACTATGGACAGGCCATTTTTTCGCCTTCGATGAAAGGAGCCGGGATGTTATAATGTGTGATCAACTTTGTGGTCAGTGGTATTTATCCTTAATGCAGGGTTGGCGACGAGAAGTTTTCAATAAGAACCATATACATACTGCTTTAGAAACTATCTTCGATTATAATGTCATGAAATTTAGAGATGGAACTTCAGGTGCTGTAAACGGCATGTACTATTCTTCTGGTAACATCGATAGATCCTCTATTCAATCAGAAGAAATGTGGTGCGGGGTTTCCTATGCATTAGCATCTTTAATGATTCGGGAAGGACTTGTCATGAACGGGTTTAAAACAGCTAAAGGAGTTTTTGAAACTGTTTATGATCGTATAGGTCTTGGATTCGAAACTCCTGAAGCTCTATATGAAAAGAATCATTACAGAGCTTTAGGTTACATGCGCCCCCTAAGTATCTGGTCCATGTATGAAGCTTGGAAACAACTTAGACATCAAGAGGAAAAACATCATTAGTTTCTCCTTTTTCACACTGTTTTCTATCTCTTTTACAACTGAGTTTATCAAGGACATTTTACatcaaataatacttattatattctcaggacatacatatattccttcttattttataaagtgtttAACAAAgtcatgagtttttttttatgacgaaatattttgttttactgttgttcattattaatataaaataaacataacactTGCCAAGCAAAACCAATGATACAATCTTATTTACCCTTATAATGCCTAGTTTATGCTTGAGCAACCTAGGGTTCATGGAACTTGATGTTCTCTATGAGTAAGTAAGATAAACTATAAAACGAGACattcatttcatataaaaataacaaaatattttattataattcttgtTTAAAGACGGATTATGAATAGTTGATATATCAATGATATTGAGCATTTCAACCCCAAATGTCATGAAAGAAAAGTGGATAATTAATGaactaaatttattgtaaatcaaTCAATAAATCGCCGATTGTTTATGAAACAATTCAACTAATGTAAAAACAGTTATGAAacgaaaacatatttttctctatTGAAAGGCCTTTAATTAACAATTACCAATTATAATGTATACAGCTTTTTACCCTGACAATCGTACTCTTGCCTCGTATGATAAGGTTTCTGAAaacgttatatattttatgttggaGCAAACGTTTTCTTACTCGAAACTTgggttaaattatatttcctcaATACAATTGATAGATACTGAAATTTATACTAGAAGTAGTTAATACAAGGGACTTTGAGACAATAATTAAGGGACTATCAATAGTATTTAGTATGAAAGACAAGCAATTAATCACACTATGGTTCAATGTTATTTCATAACAGCTTGTATATAAAGGTCTGGATTGGGTGAacgtaaaaatacatatttagaatGAATAAACACGGATTCAGTAACAAGGGaatttcaatgattatttttgagtattatCCTCCACTACAACAGATCTTTGGAGCATGTCATCTGTAGTGACGATAATAAAACGAACTTTGAGCGTTCCAGATCCATCCTTCAGAATAAGATAAATTGGAATGTATTTTTCATCCTACACAAACGTACTTACATCTCTTGCATCCACTTGGACGATGCCTCTGTTTCGTATACCCTGAAGATAGTATTTAATTCTCATTCCTCCTCTGCCTTCAGCATCAGTATATTTATAGGAAGCCACATGGCGTCTTCTTCCCCGGCGAGTTTCTTCCCCAAAGGATTTAATAGGCATTCCTAAAAGATCTTGAACTTTAGGATGAGCCATGCATCTATCTGAAGTTGTTTGATATATCACAATTGGACTATCGGTTGAAAATAGCTCCGTTCCCAATGTATATAAAAGAGCTCCAGTTACACCAATCCCAAGGAGCACAATCGAACCATATCCCGCATATCTCGCATTTTCCTTTGCTAAGTAATATAAGGTATTGTTAAGAAATAAATGGCAATCATGTAACAGAAGTTACCGGTTTTGGCGAATGTGGTCTGCATTGTCTTATCTTCGTGTTGAGACTTGACAAAGTCTAATTCTTTCTTACCATTACAATATCTCAGTCTCGTAAGACTGATTGAGCGTCGAAATAGACAATTTGGTTTTATTACCCATTGCAAAACTTTAGGTGTGATTACAATTGCCATTTTATTCACTAACTAGTGATTTCCACAGTCGAACCAACAAAGGCTCTCTCTGCGAACTAGgtcttaataattattcaatcataGTTCAAGATGAGTTTGTTGTTAAGATCCGTACTTTGTACAGCTTCAAGTACCCAATATGCCGTAACATGCAGCAGTAATCAGGCATAAGGAATGACATTGAACATGTGACCATTGTTTTCTTGTACaaagttataaacaaatatatcatGACGTCACTTCAAacgtatttaaataataataaataaaatatttatatatttttttatcgttttgaATTGATtcttaatttaacttaatatttatctaaattcttataaaattaatatttattacatattgaataaacacTAGAATTGTTGTTGATGGAacagtttataatatattttgaatataatttattattaattgtaagaTTTTATAAAGTGTGAAATGAAATTGGTAAGTCAAAGGGTTCGGATCCTATGAATGATGGATGATCCGTTAGAAATggagttgtaaattattatgcttaataaatttttcagtATCGCCTGAGTAACGTAGCTAATAAACCATGCTACGTCCTGAATTTCAAAGGTGTCCGGATCATGTTAGATTGTGGTTTGGATCTTTCAACTGCACTCCACTATCTTCCTATTCCGTTGGTTCACAGCCAGAAGTTATCCAATTTGGGGAATTATGTTCCTGGGATAGAGAATATGAATTTCTGTGAGGGGGTAGGTTTGAATCCAGTCCTCACTCCTGTGGAGCTCTTCTTTCATTATAAATGAATTcttcttcattaatttatttaatacacatTTATAGGAACTCAAAGATTGCAATGGTAAGATATTTGTGGACTCCAGCCCCGAGTTTTGCACACCACACTCTGGACTTTTCGACTTTGCTGACATTGACGTTATTCTCATTTCGAATTACACATGTATGCTTGCTCTACCTTATGTGACGGAAGAATCAGGGT is part of the Lepeophtheirus salmonis chromosome 7, UVic_Lsal_1.4, whole genome shotgun sequence genome and harbors:
- the LOC121121693 gene encoding mitochondrial import inner membrane translocase subunit Tim21, encoding MAIVITPKVLQWVIKPNCLFRRSISLTRLRYCNGKKELDFVKSQHEDKTMQTTFAKTAKENARYAGYGSIVLLGIGVTGALLYTLGTELFSTDSPIVIYQTTSDRCMAHPKVQDLLGMPIKSFGEETRRGRRRHVASYKYTDAEGRGGMRIKYYLQGIRNRGIVQVDARDDGSGTLKVRFIIVTTDDMLQRSVVVEDNTQK